Proteins co-encoded in one Ananas comosus cultivar F153 linkage group 15, ASM154086v1, whole genome shotgun sequence genomic window:
- the LOC109720968 gene encoding allene oxide synthase 2-like: MASTNMQPAAAGYKDEFDKILPVKPIPGSYGTPVITPIKDRLDFYYFQGQDKYFQSRADKYKSTVVRINVPPGPTMASDPRVIALLDAKTFPVLFDVSKVEKKDVFTGTYMPSTSLTGGYRVCSYLDPSESNHTKIKQLLFTLLASRKDQVIPTFRTNFGALFATMESQVSSSGKSDFNALNDATSFDFLGDAYFGVIPSKTALGSTGPTKASKWLLFQLAPLTSLGLPMVVEELFLHTFPLPPLLARSDYKALYDYFSSAAASALDTAETQLGLSRDEACHNLLFATVFNSYGGMKVLLPGILSWLAKADPTLHARLATEIRGAVAKAGGKVTLEAVQSMELTLSVVYEALRMDPPVKFQYGHAKKDLVIEGYDAKYAVKRGEMLFGYQPMATRDAKVFGETAAQFVGDRFVGSEGRKLLKYVVWSNGPETESPSVSNKQCPGKDLVVLVGRLLVVDFFLRYDTFTAEVGQELLGAKVVVTSLTKATS, encoded by the exons ATGGCGAGCACCAATATGCAGCCCGCAGCTGCCGGATATAAAGATGAGTTTGATAAGATTCTTCCCGTCAAGCCGATCCCGGGAAGCTACGGCACGCCGGTGATCACCCCGATCAAGGACCGGCTGGACTTCTACTACTTCCAGGGGCAGGACAAGTACTTCCAGTCGCGCGCCGACAAGTACAAGTCGACGGTGGTGCGGATCAACGTGCCTCCGGGCCCCACCATGGCCTCCGACCCCCGCGTCATCGCCCTCCTCGACGCCAAGACCTTCCCCGTCCTCTTCGACGTCTCCAAGGTCGAGAAGAAGGACGTCTTCACCGGCACCTACATGCCCTCCACCTCCCTCACCGGCGGCTACCGCGTCTGCTCCTACCTCGACCCCTCCGAGTCCAACCACACCAAGATCAAGCAGCTCCTCTTCACCCTCCTCGCCTCCCGCAAGGaccag gtGATCCCGACGTTCCGCACCAACTTCGGGGCCCTCTTCGCGACGATGGAGTCGCAGGTATCCTCCTCCGGCAAGTCCGACTTCAATGCGCTCAACGACGCCACGTCCTTCGACTTCCTCGGGGACGCCTACTTCGGCGTGATCCCCTCGAAGACCGCCCTCGGCTCCACCGGGCCCACTAAGGCCAGCAAGTGGCTGCTCTTCCAGCTGGCCCCGCTCACCAGCCTCGGCCTCCCCATGGTCGTCGAGGAGCTCTTCCTCCACACCTTCCCCCTCCCCCCGCTTCTCGCCCGCTCCGACTACAAGGCGCTCTACGACTACTTCAGCTCCGCGGCAGCATCGGCGCTCGACACGGCAGAGACGCAGCTGGGGCTCTCCCGGGACGAGGCCTGCCACAACCTGCTCTTCGCCACCGTGTTCAACAGCTACGGAG GAATGAAGGTGCTGCTCCCGGGGATCCTAAGCTGGCTGGCGAAAGCGGACCCGACGCTGCACGCGCGGCTGGCGACGGAGATCCGCGGGGCGGTGGCGAAAGCCGGGGGGAAGGTGACGCTGGAGGCGGTGCAGAGCATGGAGCTGACGCTGTCGGTGGTGTACGAGGCGCTGCGCATGGACCCGCCCGTGAAGTTTCAGTACGGGCACGCGAAGAAGGACCTGGTGATCGAGGGCTACGACGCCAAGTACGCGGTGAAGAGAGGGGAGATGCTGTTCGGGTACCAGCCGATGGCGACGAGGGACGCGAAGGTGTTCGGCGAGACGGCGGCGCAGTTCGTGGGCGACCGCTTCGTGGGGTCGGAGGGCCGGAAGCTGCTCAAGTACGTGGTGTGGTCGAACGGGCCGGAGACGGAGAGCCCGTCGGTGTCGAACAAGCAGTGCCCCGGGAAGGACCTGGTGGTGCTGGTGGGCCGCCTCCTCGTCGTCGACTTCTTCCTCCGCTACGACACCTTCACGGCCGAAGTCGGCCAGGAGCTGCTCGGGGCCAAGGTCGTCGTCACCTCGCTGACCAAGGCCACCTCCTGA